ATTTAGATTTTGTTATTATAGTAGATTGCAGGAAAACATAGCAAATGGAACTGCTTGAAAAACATCGGATTTTTTgatgttttatttctttgaaaattacTGTGTTGTGAATGGTGGCATCAAATTGGGAGATTTGATTCTTCAATGTCTGCTGGCTATTCATCTTTATTGTGGTATTTTacaattttcaattattttaaaacatttaatcaATAATTTGACTGCTAAATCATTGTGATGACTTGAATCAATCATGATTGACCGAAGGCATGGCACCAGGAACGGTAATGTCCTGTATTTAATCAAATAACATGCTATTCATAATCTTTGTCATTGAATACTTTCATGAATGACATACATGTACTGGTCTCATCAATTCTACTTTATTTATACTTCAAAATATTTCTGTTACACTGAGAAGTATTTCAGCAAGATAGCCAGATTTTGAATGCCATTTAGAAGTCCCTCATGCGCCTGAAAGATCCGACAGCTGAGCTGTAGCCTCCCCAGTCGGTGTATCTCCTGTATTCACCGGGTCTCATGAAGTACTGCCGCCCCCTGTAGCTGGGATGTTCATAGAAGATCCAGTAACCGTCCATCACGTGGCAGGAGTGGATGTCACGGTAACGGAAACGATCGTAGACAGATGGACAGTCATCTgtgaattccatcatctgtcctCCAAAGTCCGGCCTCTCGTAAATCCTCATTCTGTAGGAGCCTCCTCGGTACTGCAATAGAATATTTTAATTCATCTTCAATTTACAAGCATGAAAATGCACATCTAGGTATgtaagccattttttaaaaaagatagaaGTGTAGGCATTCAGATTTAACCCATCTACCACTCAAGAAAGATGGCACACAAAATGGATGTGCATTTTAACTCACGTTCAATGATACACACCTAATCTCTCCGTATTCACAACACTATGACTGCATGTATTCAATACCGCATGATCATGGAACAGGATGCCCATGTGGAttatgagatagcaggaactgcagatgctggagactctgaggtaacaaagtgcgcagctggatgaacacagcagtccaaacagcatcagaggagcatgaatgctgacatttcgggcttagaccattcttcagaaattgggaagggaaggggattctgaaataaataggaacagATGGGTAGGCTGATAGAAGATGAatgaaggagaagataagtggagaggagacagacaggtcaaagaggtgggggtggagccagtaaaagtgagtgtaggtggggagatatgGAGGGgctaggtcaatccagggaagatggacaagtcaaagagctggaatgaggttagtaggttggagctgggggtggggattgaggtgggcggagggcgtaggtgggagaaaggacaggttggggaggcggggacatggttggctggttttggaatgtgctagggggaggggagattttgaagcttgtgatgtgcACATTGATACagttgggctgcaggattccaaagtgaaatatgaagtgctgttcctgcgaccttcgggtggcatcgttgtggcaatgcaggaggcccaggatggacatgccgtctgagcaAAGggtcggttacgtggaacaatctctcttccatgGCTACACTGGCTATAAAcactacctcttcctccgttacatcgatggctATATCGGCACCTCCTCGTGCTCCcacgaagagctcgaacagttcatccacttcaacaacactttccaccccaacgtTAAGTTCATCCAGACCaactctgatacctctctctccttcctggaaatCTCTgattccatctctggcaaccacctggaaaccgatgtccatttcaatccTACCGACTCCCCCACaccgacctagaatacacctccccccacacaccttcctgcaaaaatgccttcacctattcccaattccttcacattgaaagtatctgctcccaggatgaggcattccacacccatacatctcagatgtccttgtttttaaaGGAGTGCAACTTCAATGCCTCAGTGGTCGAAAACCCCCTCAACAATGTCGCCCGCAGCTCCTGTAAATCATTCCTCGCacacctccccgcaataacaacaaaaacacaatccccctGATGCTCACATAACAccacaccaacctctggatccaacacatcatgctccaacacttcagccatctgcaatccgaccccaccaccaaacacagTTTTCCCTCCCAACCCTTATCTGCTatccggagggatcactctctccatgactcccttgtccattctactctcccctccagccccaccacacccagcatctttccctgcaaccacaggaagtgctaaatctgctcctacaccttcccgctcatccccatcccaggccccaagaagaccttccacatcaagcagatgttcacctgcacatctgccaatgtgggatactgTATCCACTTTCCAGATGTGGCCTCGCTAAAtcggggaaaatgtgcagaggcttggggaccgctttgcagaacacctaagctcagtttgcactaaacaactgcaccacccagttgcAAGCCATTTCAGCTCcgcctcccattctgcagacaacatgtccatctcaggccccctgcagtgccacaacaatgccacctgaaggttgcaggaacagcaactcatattccgcttgggaaccgtgcagcccaatggtaccactgtcgatttcacaagcttcaaaatctccccttgccccattgcatcccaaaaccagcccagcttgactccgcctccctaacctgtccttcctcccacctatcccttcctcccacctcaaaccccactcccatctcctacctactagcctcatttcagttccttgacctgtccatcctccgtggactgacctatcccctccttaccttcccacctacacacCTTAATTggttccacccccacctctttgacctgtctgtctcctctccacctatgctctcctctatccatcttctatcccctacccctctctcccgatttattttaGAATGCCCCTCAccgcctccatttctgaagaagggtcttggcccgaaacgccAGGAGAGCTGCTCTGCTATTTTTATTGTTGAGGCTTGTCACACAAATTAGTGACAGGAGTGAAATACAGGCCTGAGCTTTTGAGTTTTCAGTTCACCTGGCTGGAGGCAGAACCTTTACTCAGTTCTTACAGGAAAAGTTACACCACAGTgggattgtttcagagatagtccgaactgcagatgctggagaatccgacataacaaggtgtacagctgggtgaacacagcaggccaagtagcatcataggagcaggaaagctgaccttaaAGGCCGAGACCTTTCTACATAAAAAGATGGGTCTCCACCCGAAACATgggctttgctgctcctctgttgGTGTTTGTCccgcgtgttcatccagctctatgccttgttaccACAATGGGATTGCCAGGCTTGAAGGGAGGGACCTCCAGTGCCATGAACTCCAGCTCCCAGGCTCTATCAAAGGCTGACAATGGCAGTTGAAGGTGTGACATCCACCGGGAAGAGTGTAATGACCTCTGGATGGGGGAATATGGGCCACACCGATGAGATTCAAGGGAAAGATAACAGGAGAGCGCAAAACCCATTCAAAAAACATCACGCTCATACAG
The window above is part of the Stegostoma tigrinum isolate sSteTig4 chromosome 7, sSteTig4.hap1, whole genome shotgun sequence genome. Proteins encoded here:
- the LOC132209814 gene encoding gamma-crystallin S-1-like isoform X1 encodes the protein MGKIIFYEDRNFQGRHYECSSDCADLTPYFSRCNSIRVESDWWILYEKSNYMGYQYVLTRGEYPDYQHWMGFNDCVRSCRSYQPYRGGSYRMRIYERPDFGGQMMEFTDDCPSVYDRFRYRDIHSCHVMDGYWIFYEHPSYRGRQYFMRPGEYRRYTDWGGYSSAVGSFRRMRDF
- the LOC132209814 gene encoding gamma-crystallin S-1-like isoform X2; this encodes MGKIIFYEDRNFQGRHYECSSDCADLTPYFSRCNSIRVESDWWILYEKSNYMGYQYVLTRGEYPDYQHWMGFNDCVRSCRSYQPVRGSYRMRIYERPDFGGQMMEFTDDCPSVYDRFRYRDIHSCHVMDGYWIFYEHPSYRGRQYFMRPGEYRRYTDWGGYSSAVGSFRRMRDF
- the LOC132209814 gene encoding gamma-crystallin S-1-like isoform X3; amino-acid sequence: MGKIIFYEDRNFQGRHYECSSDCADLTPYFSRCNSIRVESDWWILYEKSNYMGYQYVLTRGEYPDYQHWMGFNDCVRSCRSYQPVSSYRMRIYERPDFGGQMMEFTDDCPSVYDRFRYRDIHSCHVMDGYWIFYEHPSYRGRQYFMRPGEYRRYTDWGGYSSAVGSFRRMRDF